Proteins co-encoded in one Vibrio fortis genomic window:
- a CDS encoding metal ABC transporter permease, whose translation MELLLQPFNYGYMTNAMWVSALVGGVCAFLSAYLMLKGWSLIGDALGHAVVPGVALAYMIGLPFAFGAFISGGIAAGTMLFLSERSGLKIDVIIGLVFTSFFALGLFLISINPISVSVQTITMGNILAITPEDTLQLVVIGVVTLVVLLAKWKDLMVTFFDENHARSIGLNPGVLKAIFFTLLSASIVAAMQTVGALLVIAMVVTPGATAYLLCDRFPRLILVSVIIGSSTSFAGAYISFFLDGATGGIIICLQTVIFLFAFFFAPKHGYLAVHLRAKKARVKSPRADELTSSDSPLEHTSLVKEY comes from the coding sequence ATTGAGCTTTTGTTACAGCCATTCAATTACGGTTATATGACTAACGCCATGTGGGTGTCTGCCTTAGTTGGTGGCGTGTGTGCATTTCTCTCTGCGTATCTGATGCTTAAAGGGTGGTCCTTAATCGGGGATGCTCTGGGACATGCGGTTGTACCGGGTGTCGCATTGGCTTATATGATTGGACTTCCATTCGCTTTTGGTGCCTTTATCTCTGGTGGGATAGCGGCAGGCACTATGCTGTTCTTGTCTGAACGCTCGGGCTTGAAAATCGATGTGATCATCGGCTTAGTCTTCACTTCATTTTTCGCACTTGGTCTTTTCCTTATCTCCATCAATCCTATCTCTGTCAGTGTTCAAACCATCACCATGGGTAACATTCTCGCGATTACGCCAGAAGATACTCTTCAGCTCGTCGTTATTGGTGTGGTCACGCTGGTGGTTCTATTGGCGAAGTGGAAAGATCTTATGGTGACATTCTTCGATGAGAACCACGCGCGTTCAATAGGGCTTAATCCGGGCGTTTTAAAGGCGATCTTCTTTACTCTTTTATCTGCATCGATTGTTGCCGCGATGCAAACGGTGGGTGCGCTGTTGGTTATTGCTATGGTGGTGACGCCGGGTGCAACGGCATACCTGCTGTGTGACCGTTTCCCTCGACTGATTTTGGTGTCCGTCATTATTGGTAGCAGCACGAGTTTTGCAGGTGCTTACATTAGTTTCTTCTTAGATGGAGCGACAGGTGGCATTATCATTTGCTTGCAAACCGTTATCTTCCTTTTTGCGTTTTTCTTTGCTCCCAAGCATGGTTATCTGGCTGTACACTTAAGGGCGAAAAAAGCACGAGTAAAGAGCCCAAGAGCAGACGAGCTCACTTCTTCTGATTCGCCACTTGAGCACACGTCTTTGGTAAAGGAGTATTAG
- a CDS encoding manganese/iron ABC transporter ATP-binding protein: MSDVKNEEHLGISVSDVTVTYRNGYTALYDADFTVPQGSVTALVGVNGAGKSTLFKAIMGFVPMSKGQIQILGESVKKALKSNMVSYVPQSEEIDWSFPVLVEEVVMMGRYGHMNWLRRPKDVDHLAVDLALERVNMLEFRKRQIGELSGGQKKRVFLARALAQEAKVILLDEPFTGVDVKTEHQIIDLLKSLRDEGHVMLVSTHNLGSVPEFCDRTIMVNKTVLASGPIETTYTEENLQRVFGGSLRHFKLGGNALHHDEDTRELTILTDDERPFIQYDGKALTAKKTEPQL, translated from the coding sequence ATGAGTGATGTTAAAAATGAGGAACACCTTGGTATTTCAGTCAGCGATGTAACGGTTACTTATCGGAACGGTTATACAGCCCTTTATGATGCGGACTTTACCGTACCGCAAGGGTCAGTGACGGCACTGGTTGGTGTGAATGGAGCAGGAAAGTCGACTCTTTTTAAGGCAATCATGGGCTTTGTTCCTATGTCCAAAGGGCAGATCCAAATATTGGGGGAAAGCGTTAAAAAAGCGCTCAAAAGTAACATGGTGTCTTATGTGCCTCAGTCAGAGGAGATTGACTGGAGCTTTCCTGTTTTGGTTGAAGAAGTGGTCATGATGGGGCGTTACGGTCACATGAACTGGCTTCGCAGACCCAAAGATGTTGATCATCTTGCTGTCGACCTAGCTCTTGAACGTGTCAATATGCTGGAGTTTAGAAAGCGTCAAATCGGAGAGCTATCTGGAGGGCAGAAGAAGCGCGTGTTCTTGGCGAGAGCACTAGCACAAGAAGCAAAAGTGATTCTGTTGGATGAACCCTTTACCGGTGTTGATGTAAAAACTGAGCATCAAATCATCGACCTGCTTAAATCGCTTCGCGATGAAGGGCATGTAATGCTGGTATCGACGCATAATCTTGGCTCTGTGCCTGAATTCTGCGATAGAACCATCATGGTCAACAAAACGGTTCTGGCCTCTGGTCCAATTGAAACGACTTACACAGAGGAAAACCTCCAGCGCGTATTTGGTGGTTCACTAAGACACTTCAAATTAGGTGGTAATGCACTTCATCACGATGAAGATACGAGGGAACTGACCATACTTACGGACGATGAAAGACCATTCATTCAGTATGATGGCAAGGCGTTAACAGCGAAAAAGACGGAGCCTCAATTATGA
- a CDS encoding metal ABC transporter substrate-binding protein, translating to MKKLALAVSSLLLAISPLVNAAGDKMKVVTTFTVLADMASNVAGDAAEIVSVTKPGAEIHGYEPTPKDIVRASDADLILWNGMNLELWFEQFLSNMKDVPAVTLTKGINPIPIASGSYEGKPNPHAWMGLDNALIYIDNIVEAFAEHDPNNAAIYVKNAAAYKAKLRATIEPLKDQIAQIPDSNRWLVTCEGAFSYLAKDFGLRELYLWPMNADQVGTPQQVRSVIDGVKQNHIPVVFCESTVNTSPAKQVARDTGAQYGGELFVDSLSTADGPVPTYLDLLKVTSTTVANGLTATN from the coding sequence ATGAAGAAATTGGCATTGGCTGTGTCATCACTATTGTTGGCGATATCACCATTGGTAAATGCTGCTGGTGACAAAATGAAGGTAGTGACTACATTCACGGTCTTAGCTGATATGGCTTCAAATGTAGCAGGGGATGCCGCTGAGATCGTGTCTGTCACTAAGCCTGGTGCTGAGATTCATGGTTACGAGCCAACGCCGAAAGACATTGTTCGCGCATCTGATGCTGATCTTATTTTGTGGAATGGGATGAATCTTGAGTTGTGGTTTGAGCAATTTCTCTCAAATATGAAGGACGTTCCGGCGGTAACGCTGACCAAAGGAATCAATCCAATTCCAATCGCTTCTGGTTCTTATGAAGGTAAGCCAAACCCTCATGCTTGGATGGGCTTAGATAATGCACTTATCTATATCGATAACATCGTAGAAGCATTCGCTGAGCACGACCCAAACAACGCGGCGATTTATGTAAAGAACGCAGCTGCTTACAAAGCCAAACTCAGAGCAACCATCGAACCTCTAAAAGACCAGATCGCTCAGATCCCTGACAGTAATCGCTGGCTAGTCACATGCGAAGGGGCGTTTAGCTACCTTGCTAAGGATTTCGGCTTGAGAGAACTGTATCTATGGCCAATGAACGCAGATCAAGTCGGTACACCGCAGCAAGTACGTTCAGTTATCGATGGCGTAAAACAAAACCATATCCCTGTCGTATTTTGTGAATCAACCGTCAATACCTCTCCAGCAAAACAAGTGGCAAGAGATACCGGTGCCCAGTATGGCGGTGAGCTGTTTGTCGATTCGCTATCAACTGCTGATGGTCCGGTTCCCACTTATCTAGATTTGTTAAAAGTGACGTCGACTACTGTAGCAAATGGTCTGACTGCGACGAACTAA
- a CDS encoding methyl-accepting chemotaxis protein: MRKGSLGFKGILLGSVALLMTVLLMASELYGYKQTEEFVIRDVERYFTDYTKQQSLTVEQYFAQKASSVSSIANHYNNKPFPLNYVEQTQILAKAMDIGSVVISLDNGDGYWNQSANTWPNHKYEGDVTTREWYLLAQRQAGVSVTEPYIASDGVIWISFVQKAFDGTLSSDLTLDYLNEVVKQVSDIPGAVAIMMDQNTTVLASSSPEIKNGVKASELDGFGSVALNAVSQPSALQEYEFNGTGKLLFSNAFKVADKTWYFAIRVDESVAFAELYDLRQEKIVSVLLVILFTVLILTAVFNYLYRPVLALRDLVEGLAQGNGDLTKRLPENSNDDLGRIAKGINGFVSQLQDMVLEVKLLSSELKSRTANLSEQSRVSAERLTDHAAETEQVATAIVEMNSTAEAVALSASQTAQLTQKAESLGHASIATIERSKESMVELRSDIDTAMERVQDMNLKSESIYSILTVISDIAEQTNLLALNAAIEAARAGEQGRGFAVVADEVRNLAGRTKTSTEEIEKALNELLVGSKTMVEAMESTKARCNDTEESTNGLEASVAEVSVHITEINDASMQIATSAEEQSSVTHEIGRNTNQINDIVVALKASGIEMDEGAAKLVEVNNRLDDLMSKFKVEESNR; the protein is encoded by the coding sequence ATGAGAAAAGGAAGTCTGGGTTTTAAGGGAATTCTGTTAGGTTCCGTTGCCTTGTTAATGACGGTGTTATTAATGGCGAGCGAGCTCTATGGATACAAACAAACAGAAGAGTTCGTGATTAGGGATGTAGAGCGGTATTTCACGGATTATACCAAGCAACAATCTCTCACCGTCGAGCAATACTTCGCTCAAAAGGCATCCAGCGTTTCAAGCATTGCCAACCACTATAACAACAAGCCTTTCCCCTTAAATTACGTAGAACAAACTCAAATACTGGCCAAAGCAATGGACATCGGCAGTGTAGTTATCTCATTAGATAATGGCGATGGTTACTGGAATCAGAGCGCCAATACTTGGCCAAACCATAAATATGAGGGTGACGTTACAACGCGAGAGTGGTACTTACTGGCGCAAAGACAGGCTGGCGTGTCGGTTACAGAACCTTACATTGCGAGCGATGGCGTCATATGGATCAGCTTTGTACAGAAAGCATTTGATGGCACATTGTCTTCCGATTTAACGTTGGACTACCTTAACGAAGTAGTAAAACAGGTGTCTGATATTCCTGGAGCTGTGGCGATCATGATGGATCAAAACACGACCGTACTGGCTTCTTCTTCACCGGAAATCAAAAATGGTGTTAAGGCGTCGGAGCTAGACGGGTTTGGTAGCGTGGCTCTTAACGCAGTGAGCCAGCCGTCTGCACTTCAAGAGTACGAGTTTAATGGTACGGGTAAACTGCTTTTCTCGAATGCCTTTAAGGTGGCGGACAAAACATGGTACTTCGCGATTCGTGTTGATGAGTCAGTTGCTTTCGCTGAACTTTACGATCTGCGCCAAGAGAAAATCGTTAGTGTCTTGTTAGTCATTTTGTTTACTGTTTTGATTCTGACTGCTGTATTTAACTACTTATACCGCCCTGTTTTAGCATTACGAGATTTGGTAGAGGGTTTGGCGCAAGGTAATGGCGATTTAACAAAGCGCTTACCGGAGAACTCCAATGATGATTTAGGTCGAATTGCTAAAGGAATCAATGGCTTCGTTTCTCAACTGCAAGATATGGTGCTTGAGGTTAAGTTACTTTCATCAGAACTAAAAAGCAGAACGGCTAATCTATCAGAGCAGTCACGTGTGAGTGCGGAAAGATTGACTGACCACGCTGCAGAGACTGAACAAGTTGCCACTGCGATTGTAGAGATGAACTCTACTGCGGAAGCTGTGGCACTGAGTGCGTCTCAAACGGCTCAACTGACGCAGAAAGCTGAGTCTCTCGGCCATGCTTCAATCGCTACCATCGAGCGCTCTAAAGAGAGTATGGTTGAGTTGAGATCAGATATTGATACTGCGATGGAACGTGTTCAAGACATGAATCTCAAATCAGAGAGTATTTATTCTATCTTAACGGTCATCAGCGATATCGCAGAACAAACCAATCTATTAGCTCTTAACGCTGCAATTGAAGCTGCGCGCGCGGGCGAGCAGGGCAGAGGCTTTGCCGTGGTTGCAGACGAAGTAAGAAACTTAGCGGGGCGTACTAAAACCAGCACCGAAGAGATTGAAAAAGCACTGAATGAACTCTTGGTTGGCAGTAAAACCATGGTTGAAGCGATGGAGAGCACCAAGGCTCGATGTAATGATACGGAAGAGAGTACCAATGGTTTAGAGGCGAGTGTGGCCGAAGTGTCTGTACATATCACCGAGATTAACGATGCGAGCATGCAGATTGCGACGTCCGCAGAAGAGCAGAGCAGTGTGACCCATGAAATTGGCCGTAATACCAATCAGATCAACGATATCGTTGTTGCACTCAAAGCATCAGGTATTGAGATGGATGAAGGTGCAGCCAAGCTTGTTGAGGTGAATAACAGGCTTGATGACCTAATGAGCAAATTTAAAGTCGAAGAGTCAAACCGCTAA
- a CDS encoding YcxB family protein: MSKEPGFTTEYTLDKTFFAECYDQTSVPVQFPKAYLKAFLFLIFGVVLLEFELLPSGYVGWFFIVLSVIEAFSVYCKRTWWLWRQRISSGAGSKVIFSGDENGVSYKNYKTTNTIKWSQIDELEQTDLGLIIHIGKQRQYVSKSCLNDEAITFMFEQHTAAKAN, translated from the coding sequence ATGTCTAAAGAACCCGGTTTCACCACAGAGTACACGCTCGACAAAACTTTCTTTGCTGAGTGTTATGACCAAACGAGCGTCCCTGTCCAGTTTCCTAAAGCCTATTTGAAGGCGTTCCTGTTCCTTATCTTTGGCGTGGTTCTATTAGAGTTTGAACTACTTCCAAGCGGCTATGTTGGTTGGTTCTTTATTGTGCTGAGTGTCATTGAAGCATTCAGTGTCTACTGCAAAAGAACATGGTGGTTGTGGCGACAAAGAATCAGCTCAGGCGCGGGAAGCAAAGTGATCTTTTCAGGTGACGAAAACGGCGTGAGTTACAAAAACTACAAAACCACGAACACCATCAAGTGGAGCCAAATCGACGAGCTTGAACAGACAGACCTAGGCTTAATCATCCATATTGGTAAACAACGTCAATACGTGAGTAAGTCGTGCTTAAATGATGAAGCAATTACCTTCATGTTTGAACAACACACAGCTGCCAAAGCAAATTGA
- a CDS encoding metallophosphoesterase family protein, translating to MTIVYQISDCHLSDESSYENLRRALEYADSDPDCTAIFLTGDICCNPQLGDYIRLEAFIKQYIGNKPIYAIAGNHDDSSLMRAELKGSTICVTNKATVCGREFVFLDSSFKPLDNQHPLGSGRIDNRGMAQLKKHLRKSHHPIVVVHHPVIPVGAEWMKAIRLENDTTVMKVLTQYQVRDVICGHGHDGITTTHLDVTQYMAPATAYGFDHSIDEYNRSEKIGLGKISLSANSVDYQAIYL from the coding sequence ATGACTATCGTATACCAAATCAGTGACTGTCACCTATCCGATGAATCCAGCTATGAAAACCTACGCCGAGCATTGGAATACGCTGACAGCGATCCTGACTGCACAGCGATTTTTCTAACCGGTGATATTTGCTGTAACCCACAGTTAGGCGACTACATTCGGCTAGAAGCGTTCATAAAACAGTATATTGGAAACAAGCCAATTTACGCGATTGCAGGCAATCATGACGACTCTTCATTAATGCGCGCAGAATTAAAAGGCTCAACGATTTGCGTTACCAACAAAGCCACTGTTTGTGGGCGAGAGTTTGTGTTTCTCGACTCGAGCTTCAAACCGCTCGATAACCAACATCCACTAGGTTCAGGACGTATTGATAACCGTGGCATGGCGCAGCTTAAAAAGCATCTTAGAAAGTCTCACCATCCGATCGTCGTCGTCCACCACCCTGTTATCCCCGTTGGTGCCGAATGGATGAAGGCGATTCGCCTAGAGAATGATACAACGGTGATGAAAGTGCTTACGCAGTATCAAGTCCGTGACGTTATCTGTGGACACGGCCATGACGGCATTACAACCACACACTTGGACGTAACTCAGTACATGGCCCCAGCAACAGCCTATGGATTTGACCACTCAATCGATGAATACAATCGCAGTGAGAAAATTGGATTAGGTAAAATCTCGCTCTCTGCAAACTCTGTCGATTACCAAGCAATCTATTTGTAG
- a CDS encoding LysR family transcriptional regulator: MLDKIDQQWLKTFHCVYENNSFKRAAEFLCLPTSNVSRHIALLEEQLDTRLFERTTRRIAPTEVGEQLYLRTQPLLDKLSDALEEVTQQSHEVMGQLNILMPDSPELAQAVVSFCTKYPSISLCCDTSISPKEDFLDGFDVILSFHRGKLDDNNWIAKEIKRWSSVVVASPKLLQTCTKPEKITDLKHVPCITSFTALNGTPWVFKNDKGELVTQRVKSAFKVNSGQLAMAGGLAGLGFAILPAELCEEKINAGDLEVIELEYQPEDLVLYAFYASRKHIAKKVPAFIEHLHSYAGQNDYK; this comes from the coding sequence GTGCTAGATAAAATTGATCAACAATGGCTTAAGACCTTTCACTGTGTCTACGAGAACAATAGCTTTAAACGCGCAGCGGAGTTCCTGTGTTTGCCAACTTCAAATGTCAGTCGCCACATCGCGTTATTGGAAGAGCAACTGGATACTCGATTATTCGAACGAACCACTCGTCGCATCGCGCCAACCGAAGTCGGCGAACAACTCTATCTACGCACTCAACCATTGTTGGACAAGCTTAGCGACGCACTCGAAGAAGTAACGCAACAATCACATGAGGTAATGGGGCAGCTCAATATTTTGATGCCAGATTCTCCGGAGCTTGCCCAAGCAGTCGTGTCCTTTTGCACAAAGTATCCTTCGATTTCGTTGTGCTGTGACACTAGTATCAGCCCTAAAGAGGACTTTTTGGATGGCTTCGATGTGATTTTGAGTTTCCACCGAGGAAAGCTTGATGATAACAACTGGATAGCCAAAGAGATTAAACGCTGGTCGAGTGTTGTTGTCGCATCACCTAAGCTTCTGCAAACCTGCACCAAACCAGAGAAGATTACAGACCTAAAACACGTACCTTGTATCACTAGTTTTACCGCTCTCAACGGCACGCCTTGGGTGTTTAAAAATGACAAAGGTGAACTGGTAACACAGCGAGTAAAGTCAGCATTTAAGGTCAATAGCGGGCAACTTGCTATGGCTGGTGGACTAGCGGGTTTGGGTTTTGCAATCCTGCCAGCCGAACTGTGTGAGGAAAAGATTAACGCAGGAGATCTAGAAGTCATTGAGTTGGAATATCAACCCGAAGACTTAGTTTTGTACGCCTTCTACGCATCAAGAAAGCATATAGCGAAGAAAGTTCCTGCGTTTATCGAGCATCTACATAGTTATGCAGGCCAGAATGACTACAAATAG
- the accD gene encoding acetyl-CoA carboxylase, carboxyltransferase subunit beta: MSWLEKLLNKKNLISTHKASIPEGIWTKCPSCDQVLYRIALTENLEVCPKCNHHMRMSARNRLESFLDKGEHTELGKQFLPQDLLNFKDKKRYTERLTLAHKNTGESDALVAMQGELLGLPIIACAFEFSFMAGSMGSVVGARFVEAVDTAIKTNCGLVCFSACGGARMQESLMALMQMAKTSAALKRLSDAKLPYISVLTDQTFGGVSASLAMLGDINIGEPKARIGFAGRRVIEQTVREKLPEDFQQSEFLLEHGALDMIVERHDMRERVARLIAMMTNRQIQR, from the coding sequence ATGAGCTGGCTAGAAAAACTATTAAATAAGAAGAACTTAATCAGTACTCACAAAGCTTCAATCCCTGAAGGCATTTGGACTAAGTGCCCGAGCTGCGACCAAGTCTTGTATCGTATCGCACTCACAGAGAATTTAGAGGTGTGCCCTAAGTGTAATCACCACATGCGAATGTCAGCACGAAATCGACTAGAGAGCTTTTTGGACAAAGGCGAACATACGGAGCTAGGCAAACAATTTCTGCCACAAGATCTACTCAATTTCAAAGACAAAAAGCGCTACACAGAACGTCTAACACTTGCTCACAAGAACACTGGCGAAAGTGACGCACTGGTTGCGATGCAAGGTGAGCTATTAGGGCTACCTATTATCGCCTGCGCTTTTGAGTTTTCATTTATGGCTGGCTCAATGGGTTCGGTTGTTGGTGCACGTTTTGTGGAGGCAGTCGACACAGCAATTAAAACCAATTGTGGTTTAGTCTGCTTTTCCGCTTGTGGAGGTGCACGCATGCAAGAATCACTAATGGCATTAATGCAAATGGCAAAAACCAGCGCCGCGCTAAAACGTCTGTCTGACGCAAAACTTCCCTACATTTCAGTACTCACTGACCAAACCTTCGGTGGTGTATCCGCAAGCTTGGCAATGCTTGGCGACATTAACATCGGTGAGCCCAAAGCGCGCATTGGTTTTGCAGGCCGCAGAGTAATCGAACAAACCGTTCGTGAAAAGTTACCCGAAGATTTCCAACAGAGTGAATTTCTACTAGAGCACGGCGCACTCGACATGATTGTAGAAAGGCATGACATGCGAGAACGCGTTGCTAGACTCATCGCGATGATGACGAATAGGCAGATTCAAAGGTAG
- a CDS encoding LysE family translocator, whose product MTFEVWCLFILSAFGLACIPGPNSLLALSHGAQFGYKKTLWTIYGGVCGFFLLITIAMLGLGTLLEAEPELMIVLQWLGALYLGFLGLKLFYAPSVDVEDKAEAVILLPRQLFKQGYFAALSNPKVLLFFTAFLAQFIDPNKAFFPQFVVITVTFLCIEFAVEFGVARVADKVKVMLLKNGRVFNQCCGALFLAMGVMAIVKSLS is encoded by the coding sequence ATGACGTTTGAAGTGTGGTGTTTGTTTATTTTGTCTGCTTTTGGGTTAGCGTGTATTCCTGGTCCTAACTCTTTATTGGCGCTCAGTCATGGTGCTCAGTTTGGTTACAAGAAGACCCTATGGACGATTTATGGTGGCGTTTGTGGCTTCTTTTTATTAATCACCATAGCCATGCTTGGGTTAGGCACGTTATTAGAAGCTGAACCAGAGCTGATGATTGTTCTTCAATGGTTAGGCGCACTTTACCTCGGGTTCTTGGGTCTGAAGCTATTCTATGCGCCGAGCGTTGATGTTGAAGACAAAGCTGAAGCGGTCATACTCTTACCGCGACAGCTCTTCAAGCAAGGGTACTTTGCCGCATTATCCAACCCAAAGGTGTTGCTATTCTTTACCGCGTTTTTGGCTCAGTTCATCGACCCGAACAAGGCCTTTTTCCCTCAGTTCGTAGTGATTACAGTGACCTTTCTGTGCATTGAATTTGCGGTTGAGTTCGGCGTTGCGAGAGTCGCAGATAAGGTCAAGGTGATGCTCCTAAAAAATGGCCGCGTATTCAACCAATGTTGCGGCGCACTTTTCTTAGCAATGGGTGTGATGGCGATAGTGAAGAGCTTGTCTTGA
- a CDS encoding GlxA family transcriptional regulator: protein MDESKSVRFLLIPLDNFNMFPFGAFLDKLRFSADDADLSQQRYCSWQVMSHTQGVVTSSSNIPVTVEHTPETIELKDVDYVVLFGSRTAQDSQQQAPLYRSFFKKVVSAGIKIVSIDNACFTLAELGLLNNHQVVVHWRHHHEFKANYPKVVVRDEQLYHFDKKLISCTGGGATIDLLIAILQDHVGQIRAEKGLADMLVDESRSNHHRLKSSQHGSYQNRHVDRTISLMQEHLGLSTNIDDIGGLIGVSRRQLDRLFQQQFGMSAHQYWQELRLQHVHWRLIHSGHSLIQLADEIGVKDTSYLCKIFRKRFGMTPNQCRRNSLKPKQ, encoded by the coding sequence ATGGACGAATCTAAGAGCGTCAGGTTTCTATTAATCCCGTTAGACAACTTCAATATGTTTCCCTTTGGAGCATTTCTAGACAAACTACGCTTCTCCGCCGATGACGCGGATCTTAGTCAGCAACGTTACTGTTCGTGGCAGGTCATGTCTCATACTCAAGGAGTCGTAACGTCTAGCAGCAATATTCCAGTCACGGTTGAGCACACTCCTGAGACAATTGAGCTAAAGGACGTTGATTATGTGGTCCTGTTTGGCAGCCGAACGGCTCAAGACTCACAACAACAAGCTCCTTTGTATCGCTCATTTTTTAAAAAGGTCGTATCAGCTGGCATCAAGATCGTGAGCATCGACAATGCCTGTTTTACCCTCGCTGAGTTAGGGTTACTAAACAACCACCAAGTCGTGGTTCACTGGCGACATCATCATGAATTTAAAGCGAACTATCCTAAGGTGGTGGTGCGTGATGAGCAGTTGTATCACTTCGACAAAAAACTCATCAGCTGTACAGGCGGCGGCGCGACTATCGATCTTCTTATCGCGATCTTGCAAGATCATGTTGGCCAGATTAGAGCTGAAAAAGGGCTAGCTGATATGCTGGTCGACGAAAGCCGTAGTAATCATCACCGATTAAAATCATCTCAGCACGGCAGTTACCAAAACCGTCATGTCGATCGCACGATTTCATTAATGCAGGAACATTTAGGACTGAGCACCAACATTGATGATATTGGTGGCCTGATTGGAGTGAGTCGTCGCCAACTAGACCGACTCTTCCAACAACAGTTTGGTATGTCTGCTCACCAATATTGGCAAGAGTTGCGCCTACAACACGTACATTGGCGACTCATACACTCCGGCCATAGCTTGATACAACTAGCAGATGAAATCGGTGTGAAAGACACCAGTTACCTGTGCAAGATTTTCCGAAAAAGATTTGGGATGACGCCAAATCAGTGTCGTCGTAATTCTTTGAAACCAAAACAATAA